The window TTACCTGTTTGTTTAAAGCATCTAAAGTTTCCTCATTGAGGTCATTACTAGCAGTAATGCTCATCTTTCCAAAACCAGGAACTCCAAATTCTTTCTCAATGGCTCTAAAGAACTTCCGGGCCTCACAAGACAAATATGCTAGATCACCAGAATCTAATCTAATGCCTACCGCTTTATATCTGCAAAGTAAACCATCTAAAATCACCAGTGTAAATTGAGTACTATTAAAAGGTCGCCATGgagaaacaataaaacattTTCAGAAAGCTATGCAAATAAAAGACTAGACAATTGAACCACAAGCTAATGTGACATTGATTAATGATGAATGATATCTGGAGTTTTCTCATCAATGCCTTTGGTTTAAGATAGAAATTGCTGTTGGAGGTGAATCATTGGAAATGGCTGTGAGAAACTGATGCATCGAGCTCTGGAAAATGTTGCATGAAGCTTGTAAAATGTAGCAAATTGTTAAACTGTATATTGCAAATATCTGGTTGAATCCTGAATCACAGGAATATTCAGTTGAAGCCCCGGTTGAAGGAAAAACAGGGCCAGGGCAAAGGAGGAGATACCAAGACATTGGTATAAATCAATAGGATGGCAGAAGCCATCTGTTAGATGTGAAGACATGTGATTTCAATGTTGGATAGGTTTGTGAAACTGAAAGATTAACCAAAGTGGAGGCAGTGTCACAGTTTCAGAATATGAGATCTTGGTGCTGCCATTCATGCTTGCTATGGGCCTATTTGGAAGTGTGGTagaagttgtttttcaaagtgctttttacttggaaatacatcaaaatcatgtttttttattttttaaaatttatttttgacatcagcacatcaaaacaatccaaaaacaccaaaaaaaaatttgaagctagaacaaaattcaaaattcaaaatttatttggcATGGTTGGACCGCAATGCCAAATAGAGCCTAATAATTTGAATTGCCTAATATTGGCATTGAGCTTTTGAGAGAGATACTATTACCCAAACATGATGACAAGAATGGAATGagaaatttaaggaaaaaaacaaagaaaaaactgtATGTTTCAGTACCCATGATAgtagaagaaaaaggaaattttgCTTGGTAAGAATTCCAATACACTCATAAACCTTATGACTTACCCAAGATCATTAAGTGCGAGAGCAACTGCACAAAAGTTAGGGATTCCACTCCTCATAACCTGATAAAGAAAGtaaacagattaaaaaaaacaatcttaactGCTATAAagtgataattaattaaagtaacCACACCActtaaattttaagataaaagTTCAGAATGCAGCAAAAAGAAGGTGCAACATATAATTAACCTTTGCTGGTCATGGAAACATTATAAGAGTTCTTGCACCACTTCATAATGGAAAAGTTTAGAGTCTATTCTGTAGAATGCCACATGCTTGATGATGCAAAATATAAACATCAGCATTTTGAGAAGAAGAGTTATTAGAAAGCAGAGGTGAAATGGAATAAATTTCAGAGGTTATAGACCTTGATAAGATTTCCCTTCATCTTGACATTCAGATTCTTGGTCACATTTACAGGTTActagatatatgatttgtaaAATAACAACATAGCTTATTAACAAGACAAAGTGCAGGATGCAGCATAAAGTAAAGACAGCATATAATTAAACTTTGCAGATATTTTGCCTAAAGATTCATTGTGGTTAGGCTacattgttttctattttggaAAATTAAGGGAACATGTTAACTAAATacaaattttccaaaatagaaaacaatggccttttttttaacaaggaCCTTGTTTGGCTTAAGTTGAAAATATGAAAAGGAATGGCCATAAATATTAGGTGAACCGAACATGACCTTTATTTTAATAGTGGAGAATTTGGAAAACGATTTGGAAGACAACCATTTCGGTGTTTTccaattttctagaaaaatgGAGAATTAGAAAAgatgttttcaaaaaacaattttcattcCCAATTAATAACATGTTCTCTTTAGTTTTCtgtttctaagaaaaaattCTGGAAAACTGTTTCACAAGTAAATGCAACCTTAATTTCTCAATTCATTCAAAAGAACATGGTTTTCTATAAATTTCAAGATAGTGAGTGGCCTAGATGACAGGTGTTTTGAGAAGATGAACTTCATAAACAATGCCTGCAAATTTGAATAGAGTTTAAGAGGTTACTGAAATTTGATCAAACAATTGTTGACTTTGGCTTGTTCTTTACAATATTTCATGCTAAACATGTACACAGGTTTTCTGTGAGGGATAATCCTGATCACCCAGGATTGTATGTCAATTTTAACTTCAATATTGAGAATCTAAAGAAAAGCACAACATCAACCAGCAAGATGTCAAATCTTgataaataaattggaaaaaaaaaagagaaggaaaaaaaatttatccaggAAACAGTTATTGACAGATAGGCTTAGTCCAGGGATATGAAACATAGCAACCTGGAAGAAAAAACTACACTCACGTCATATGTGTCAACAAGAGCTAAAAAGCTTATAGGGAACGCCAAGGCATATGAGGTGAAAGCTGCCAGCTCACTTTGATTGGTCTCACCGAAAATACCACGTAATGAACTTGACCACTGCATAGCATGAACCATATTAATCAAactacaaaaaattaaagaaaaaaaaagtgaaagggAGCATAATAAgcaaatgaagaatgaattataGGATCAAGCCATTGTTCATACCAATTAGCTGTCAAGGaagtaagaaaatatatttatcaatgtTAGATATTAAAATGACTTGCAGTGCTAGATTTTCTCAGTGTGATAGTATCTGCTACGAACCATTAAGTTCCTAAAAAACTCAATCTTGGCACGTCTTTAGAAGTAATCAGCATTGTTTTCCAAAAACACTATTCCCAAAAACAAAATGCACTTTCTGGAATCTAAAATATATGTAGAACAAGAAAAATCTTTCCGCAATCTGAATTTAGAGTGAAAAATCACGTGTGCTCCTTCTAGAAACCTCAACAAGGTTATAACAagtggagagagaaagagagtgcACTTTTATGATAATATCAAGATTGTTTAACATAAATAAGCTCACATGTAATGCACAAATATAACTGCTAGCATAAATAACAGAagaaatttttcatcttttagaaCGTGAAAAAATTGGACCTCggtcccttttttttcatttttttcttttccaattttttttttaagtatgctAACTGAGCATTCTTGATTACACAACTCACATCTATAGAAGtttcatcaaaaaattaaaaacttccATATTTACTTTCCTTGTATTTCTACCCCACACTAACAACAGACGGATCCATAAGCCACACAACTAGCTAtctcaaaataaatgaaagaatactTATTTTGTGTTATCTAGGCAAACATTTTCAAGATGAACATAGGATGAACAACTTTTGACGAATTATCAAAATGAATGCAGAGGGCCATTGAAGAAGACCTGAATTTTACTTAACCATGTCTGAGCTAAACTGACGAGGTCCTCACAACTACTTGATCCATCAGCACTTCGAAGCGACTTGTCTATGATCTCATCAGGGCTCTGCAAACAACTGGATAATTTAGATGAACGATTGACTAAACCTAAAGCAaggaaataatatcatttaacgCACATTGCATACATGTATAAACATTGGCACAAGCACGTGAAATACCGCAGAAAAAGAAACAGGCCTATAATTTGAGAGAAAGAGTGGTgccaaaaggagaaaaattatCTTAAGAATTAACATTCATGACTGCACAAAATGACCACTATATCATTTTAAGcacatgcatttaaaaaaaaaattgttaattgaAATGCAACTATGAAGCATATATGATGAAACACACATAATCTCAATTGCACTGAAATTCCctttgtaaagataaaaatggatGTCTTATAATGCTCTTTGAGATTAATTGCCAACCATATATGAGCTGACAAATGCATGGGAATGTGTTCCACGCAGAGGTATCCCAAATAACCGTCCAGCTGCAACATTGCTGCCAAAACAAAAGGCAGAAGTAGGCAACTATCAATTAAGATGTTGAAAAATAGCCATAGTATCATGGAAAGAAATGTGATCTTTGCATGCAACTTTATTTATCCATGTTGCATAAAAGAAACCCAAATTATCATTTGATTGCTAATTACAAACGCCTACTGGCTTCTTAGAAATTTGTTGCTGACAAATCAGTTATGGGCCAATGCATGGAGTAAAAATGAATGCATTAAAATACCTCCGGCTATATCTCACTCACCcaaaattcagaaaaataatttttccagCACCAGAATGCTATTCCTACCCTATTTTAGGAACAAGGCCAGTTTACGCCTCACTTTAACCAGTTTGAGAGGAAGCAGAAATTCTCTTTGCTATCAAATTCATGAACCAAGTAAACCAAGGTATTTTTCTCAGCTTTGAAGAAGCTCCTTGTCCCAGTTTTGTTCCTTTCCCTGAAGGCACAATGAGATACAATGTTTCGTAAACCATGCACCGAGTAAATCAAGATATTGTTCTCATCTTTGAAGAAGCTCCCTGTCTCGGTTTTTCCTCCATTTCCTAAAGGCACAATTAGAACCATTGAGCTATGTCCACCCAAACCAACCTTGAATCACCTTAGCACATGTTAactgattttgaagaaattcataTGCTGAAATTGAGTTGTACACTAAAAACTTTCTTGTAGTTGATAATCATAGCTGTGTTATCTACTGGTTACTACTCCCTACTTCAAGAGTCTGTTGTCAGGAAGGATGGATCGGGAGAAGGACAGGGAAGAGAGGAGAAAGGATGGAAGGATGGTTTACCATCCCTCTAGTAGTTTGTCTAACAGAGGAGAAGGATAAGAGTCAATCCATTCAAATTGAAagcattgaaaattataatcaaatagAAGGAGAGGAGCCAATCCACCTAAATTGTAAGGGTTGGAAATTATAAGTGAGGAAAGATTCTTTGGATTCTTATCCTTCTTGCCAAATGATATATACACTCCATCCCTTCTCTCCAATCCCTCCCCCTCCTAACAAACAGAATGAAAGATTAATTTGGATTCAAGAAATATTAAAGTGGCTCTTAACATGGAAAGATAATGCTTAAAATGAATCATTGTTGTATGATTAGAAGGCATAGAAGTTTACCACTCTGAGGATCCATCCATAAGAGAGATGAATCActgcatgataaaaaaatgcagCAACTTAAATGTTTAGAATTACCTTGTTGCATCAAATCCTCCAAGGTAGCAATATTTTGATGCTGATATCCCACCATCAGGTCCCTACGCATAAAATAATAAGCTTTCTCAAAAAAGATAACTCAAGCCagctttaaaacataaaaaggaaTCAAAATACAGTCAGCAACCTGAGCCCGTCGAAGCCCAAACTCAAGAAGCATTTTTGATTTTCCAGCAACAAATCGATGCCTAGCTGCATTTGTGGCCACTAAAGATGCATAATTGACAAGATTCACTAATGGGGTTTCCAGCAATTGCGCCACCTACAACATCATTAAATGATTACGATCAACTTGAGAAAAAATGGTGCAAGGTAAaccatgaacaagaaaatagagGAAAAAACAGTTTGATGGTACTCACAGCAATTGGTCCTTCTATTCTTAGCAGAGGTATCTTGGGGAAGACAACTGAACCCTCTGCAATGGAATATACTTCAACTTCTGAGCAGTCCAATCCTCTAAGATAATCGAAGAAACCATCCTGCCAGATCCTATATTTAGTTCTTCTCTTCAGAATTAAAAGAGAGTTCCCATGAAACACGAATTCTAGAAAGAGAGAAGTGCTCTCATCACATGCCTAAACTTTTCCAATTTTTACTCTACagcataaatttataaattattttggccTGAGTTGAAGATTGTTACTGGTCAGCCTCGTTTACCTCACATGAACCAGGAAGACTTTCACGGATGAAAGAGATTTCATCCTCGGTAAACTTGAAATTCGCAATTAACCTGATGCATTCTTCTAAACCAGCAAAGACTGTATATTCACCACCAAATGGATTCTTCCGAAAATATAGATCGAACCTGAGAACCGCATAACACAAACATTAACGAGCTCCTTGATCAGTACATTCAACCATAAGTATTAGCTTTGCAATATGGAAACAACTGCATACCCACAAGGGGATCTGCATAACAAGAagctcaaatataaaataaagcacCCGGCAAGCTATAAGACTGACATAAACACTTTGAAAGTGCTTTTAGGAAGACTTACTAGTATTTGACCAAGGCCTTCCTGACTGCCTTAATTGTTTCGTTCCGAGGTTAAATTCAGGTCGATGAATTATGAGATAATTACCTTCTTATACTTTAATAATCTAAAGTCACATTCTAGGATatccttgaattttaaaaaagaatggcCGCCCTTAGTATGATATCTTCTTCCAACTAATTACAAGgtgaaaaattctaattaattatttatttatttatccattAAAAATGGAAACTTGACAAAGACTTccaaattcaaatgaaaaaccccaaagaaattaaattatcttagcaatttttctttttattaaaaaaagcgaaagaatttcaagtttaaagcAAAACTCCAGTTGAAAACTCGAAAGTAATCAGGCAAATTAATTCTTCAGTCAAATTTAATACTGCTgctttgataaataaataaaccaattaTACAATATAATTAACTAACCGATGGAATATTAATTTAGTAggattaagggaaaaaaatagctaaaactCCAATTCCCGCAACcaccaaataataaataaataagtaaaagagAATCtatggaaaggaaaagaaaagaagaacaaaagcaAAGCACTTACACAGCTCGCTCGTGATGTTTATTGGCTTTCCAATAAGCATAAGCCATTGTAAACTGATAAAGGTCCGTCAAAAGGGGTGTTACCATCGGGTTCGTCGGTCCCTCCACAACCCGGCCCGAACAATTCCCATTCGCTTTCACCTGCTGATCCATctctgtctttctttctttctaaggCTCTGCTGCTTCTATGTTCAGCGATGCATATATACAAATATCGTATGTGTAGagggagaaagagaaagagcgtacgtgagagagaagaaaagaagaggcgTGTGTGAAGTGAGAACTGaatgtggagagagagagagggaccGTTAAAAACCAAGGgtggtgttggtggtggtggtggcgccGCCTTGTGGAACTGGAATTTTGTTTCAACgggaaaatgaaaaagaaaaggaaagcagcTGTGGAAAAGATAAGTGTTGAACACGATGTACTTGTCCTCTTTTTGTTCGATAATTCTTGGAAACCGAAACCACCTGgcctttttcctctcttttttcgaTCTAAAGATACAACTGtaataataactataataattaattaatcatgtcagaaaattatttgagattataatactaattagagtttaaaatattttt is drawn from Populus nigra chromosome 5, ddPopNigr1.1, whole genome shotgun sequence and contains these coding sequences:
- the LOC133694992 gene encoding nicotinate phosphoribosyltransferase 2-like, which translates into the protein MDQQVKANGNCSGRVVEGPTNPMVTPLLTDLYQFTMAYAYWKANKHHERAVFDLYFRKNPFGGEYTVFAGLEECIRLIANFKFTEDEISFIRESLPGSCEDGFFDYLRGLDCSEVEVYSIAEGSVVFPKIPLLRIEGPIAVAQLLETPLVNLVNYASLVATNAARHRFVAGKSKMLLEFGLRRAQGPDGGISASKYCYLGGFDATSNVAAGRLFGIPLRGTHSHAFVSSYMSPDEIIDKSLRSADGSSSCEDLVSLAQTWLSKIQWSSSLRGIFGETNQSELAAFTSYALAFPISFLALVDTYDVMRSGIPNFCAVALALNDLGYKAVGIRLDSGDLAYLSCEARKFFRAIEKEFGVPGFGKMSITASNDLNEETLDALNKQGHEVDAYGIGTYLVTCYAQAALGCVFKLVEINNQPRIKLSEDVSKVSIPCKKRSYRLYGREGYPLVDIMTGENEPSPKVGERILCRHPFNESKRAYVVPQQVEELLKCYWPGSSDKPREDLPPLKDIRDRCIKQLERMRPDHMRRLNPTPYKVSVSAKLYDFIHFLWLNEAPVGELQ